In Streptomyces sp. NBC_01426, one genomic interval encodes:
- a CDS encoding serine hydrolase domain-containing protein, which translates to MGRYKGRSLGGLILLVVLAGSACQSPQAGSAVSGGSDSGALDARTEAKVKQIVRRFKDTNRTPGVLVGIWSPKGTFVSATGVADLATGAPLRTDMQFKIASQTKTFTANLVLQLVGEGKVALEDHISKWVPGVPNGDRITIRRLLNHTSGLADGFTSPTVQGKIPTGCTVAELLAAESKFPPVAAPGAKWSYSNYGYNLLGRVVELAGGQDLSTAVQQRIARPLGLRRTLLPTSGNGLTAPFTHGYGLGDVGPTQAPTAADDATVIPASCLWAHGAMVSTLSDMRIWSRALATGALLKPEVWAEATKDPIPFVFTGNYNGPGTWRYGLGFVESGGFIGGEGSFAGYESTTMYSPTLRTAIEVVSTKNPNAITPPPAFQALAMAVYGTGLGFGLTPEQALAPTFTGAAGVPDARPRK; encoded by the coding sequence ATGGGCCGGTACAAAGGACGCTCGCTCGGTGGCCTGATCCTGCTCGTAGTCCTCGCAGGGTCGGCCTGCCAGTCGCCGCAGGCCGGCAGCGCGGTGTCGGGCGGCAGCGACAGCGGAGCTCTCGATGCGCGGACCGAGGCCAAGGTCAAGCAGATCGTTCGCCGGTTCAAGGACACGAACCGCACCCCGGGGGTCCTGGTCGGCATCTGGAGCCCGAAGGGGACCTTCGTCAGTGCCACCGGCGTCGCCGACCTCGCGACGGGGGCGCCGCTCCGTACGGACATGCAGTTCAAGATCGCGAGCCAGACCAAGACGTTCACGGCCAACCTCGTCCTGCAACTGGTGGGCGAGGGGAAAGTCGCCCTTGAGGACCACATCTCCAAGTGGGTGCCTGGAGTCCCCAACGGGGACCGGATCACGATCCGCCGACTCCTCAACCACACCAGCGGCCTCGCCGACGGTTTCACCTCGCCCACCGTCCAGGGGAAGATCCCCACCGGCTGCACCGTCGCGGAGCTCCTCGCTGCCGAGTCGAAGTTCCCCCCTGTCGCGGCTCCCGGCGCCAAGTGGTCGTACAGCAATTACGGTTACAACCTGCTCGGCCGTGTCGTGGAGCTGGCCGGCGGCCAGGATCTGAGCACCGCGGTCCAGCAGCGCATCGCCCGGCCCCTCGGACTCCGCCGCACCCTGCTCCCGACCTCCGGCAACGGCCTCACCGCACCCTTCACCCACGGGTACGGACTGGGTGATGTGGGCCCCACCCAGGCGCCCACCGCTGCCGATGACGCGACGGTCATCCCGGCGTCGTGCCTCTGGGCGCACGGAGCCATGGTCTCGACGCTCTCGGACATGCGGATCTGGTCCCGCGCCCTGGCGACCGGTGCGCTGCTCAAGCCCGAGGTCTGGGCCGAAGCGACCAAGGACCCGATCCCCTTCGTCTTCACGGGGAACTACAACGGGCCCGGCACGTGGCGGTACGGACTGGGCTTCGTCGAGTCGGGCGGGTTCATCGGCGGAGAAGGCAGCTTCGCCGGCTATGAGTCCACCACCATGTACTCGCCCACGCTTCGGACGGCGATCGAGGTGGTGTCCACCAAGAACCCCAACGCCATCACTCCTCCCCCGGCGTTTCAGGCCCTCGCCATGGCGGTCTACGGCACCGGGCTCGGTTTCGGTCTCACGCCCGAACAGGCGCTCGCGCCCACGTTCACCGGAGCGGCGGGAGTGCCGGACGCGCGGCCGAGGAAATAG
- a CDS encoding GNAT family N-acetyltransferase, producing MTDPVIRALSASDAHLFDALPDPLGAREGHRRTRFRPDWKRVALRDGEVVARGAWWGGPDDSEPVNINWFDVAEGEEEAGAELLRSAPWQVELEINLPGDWREKADLRGGAEARFAAARAAGYELLVERFLYRWTSERGLPERPGRLRFSAEPDDAVFFDALRRIHSVTLDAHALRAIGEGGLDQAAQEELDFFHWCPSPREWWHLAHTPEGDLAGIHIPAHNPSGPTIGFIGVVPEQRGRGYAYDLLAECTHLLVEQGAESVSGATDRGNLPMAANFAKAGFPVISERINFHPAGPAA from the coding sequence ATGACCGATCCGGTCATCCGCGCGCTCTCCGCGAGCGACGCTCATCTCTTCGACGCACTCCCCGACCCCCTGGGCGCCCGTGAAGGCCATCGGCGTACCCGGTTCCGCCCCGACTGGAAGCGCGTCGCCCTGCGCGACGGCGAGGTCGTCGCACGCGGCGCGTGGTGGGGCGGCCCCGACGACTCGGAGCCCGTCAACATCAACTGGTTCGACGTGGCCGAGGGCGAGGAGGAGGCCGGGGCCGAACTCCTGCGCTCCGCTCCCTGGCAGGTCGAACTCGAGATCAACCTGCCCGGCGACTGGCGGGAGAAGGCCGATCTGCGCGGCGGCGCCGAGGCGCGCTTCGCCGCCGCACGAGCCGCAGGGTACGAACTCCTGGTGGAACGCTTCCTGTACCGCTGGACCTCGGAGCGAGGCCTGCCCGAGCGGCCCGGACGCCTGCGTTTCAGCGCCGAGCCCGACGACGCCGTGTTCTTCGACGCGTTGCGCCGCATCCACTCCGTCACCCTGGACGCCCACGCGCTCCGGGCCATCGGGGAGGGCGGTCTCGACCAGGCCGCTCAGGAGGAACTCGACTTCTTCCACTGGTGCCCCTCCCCGCGGGAGTGGTGGCACCTCGCGCACACGCCGGAGGGCGACCTGGCCGGCATCCACATCCCGGCCCACAACCCCTCCGGCCCGACCATCGGCTTCATCGGAGTCGTGCCGGAACAGCGCGGTCGCGGCTACGCCTACGACCTCCTCGCGGAATGCACCCACCTCCTCGTCGAGCAGGGGGCGGAGTCCGTGAGCGGAGCGACGGACCGGGGCAACCTCCCCATGGCCGCGAACTTCGCCAAGGCCGGCTTCCCCGTCATCAGTGAACGCATCAACTTCCACCCGGCGGGCCCAGCGGCCTAG
- a CDS encoding LysR family transcriptional regulator, producing MDLRALHCFVAVAEEGHFGRAAVRLRLAQPPLSRRIRELEADLGCRLFERIPTGARLTPAGEVLLAEARDLLERVERARERVRDTVADRLLVLGTVAGAGLEVGPAALAALRRMRPGVRVRLREAAVTDPTAGLREGRVDLALTRLPFDTAGLTVRLLGEEPLVAVVPADDPLASRPRLHVTELADRPRFRLPPGTDARWRAYWLAAEEDAPGPVVTSVEECLHAVVWEGAVGLLPAGAARRHARPGIAFVPLDGHPPSRVVIARPAAVTDPLVDALADALDAAGRARAGQGRRDRAAPSHW from the coding sequence ATGGACTTGCGGGCATTGCACTGTTTCGTCGCCGTGGCCGAAGAGGGCCACTTCGGCCGCGCCGCCGTACGCCTGCGTCTGGCCCAGCCTCCGCTGAGCCGCCGTATCCGGGAGCTGGAGGCCGACCTCGGGTGCCGGCTGTTCGAGCGGATCCCCACCGGGGCGCGGCTCACCCCTGCGGGCGAGGTGCTGCTGGCAGAGGCGCGGGATCTTCTGGAGCGGGTCGAACGCGCCCGCGAGCGGGTCCGCGACACGGTGGCCGACCGGTTGCTCGTACTGGGCACGGTCGCGGGCGCGGGCCTGGAGGTCGGCCCGGCGGCGCTGGCCGCCTTGCGGCGCATGCGCCCGGGAGTGCGGGTGCGGCTGCGTGAGGCGGCGGTCACCGATCCGACGGCGGGCTTGCGCGAGGGTCGGGTGGACCTCGCGCTGACCCGTCTGCCCTTCGACACGGCCGGCCTGACGGTTCGGCTGCTCGGTGAGGAGCCGCTGGTCGCGGTCGTCCCTGCGGACGATCCGCTGGCGAGCCGCCCGCGCCTGCACGTCACGGAGCTGGCCGACCGCCCGCGTTTCCGCCTGCCCCCGGGGACCGATGCCCGATGGCGGGCCTACTGGCTCGCCGCCGAGGAGGACGCGCCAGGCCCGGTCGTGACCTCGGTCGAGGAGTGCCTGCACGCTGTCGTGTGGGAGGGCGCGGTCGGCCTCCTCCCGGCCGGCGCCGCGCGGCGGCACGCGCGGCCCGGCATCGCTTTCGTACCCCTCGACGGCCATCCGCCGAGCCGTGTCGTCATCGCCCGGCCGGCAGCGGTCACCGACCCGCTCGTCGACGCGCTCGCGGATGCCCTCGACGCCGCGGGACGGGCACGGGCAGGACAGGGGCGGCGCGACAGGGCCGCACCCAGCCACTGGTAG
- a CDS encoding carboxymuconolactone decarboxylase family protein, with product MYAHPDDLHRARSVGGNAPVEFAAWVAFQQAVDREDGAVPRRYRELISVAVALVTQCSYCLDVHTAAARRHGVTPEELAEAAFVTASVRAGGTLAHALLADRLYEQHTHASAPAHG from the coding sequence ATGTACGCACACCCCGACGACCTCCACCGCGCCCGCTCCGTCGGCGGCAACGCCCCCGTGGAATTCGCCGCGTGGGTCGCCTTCCAGCAGGCCGTGGACCGGGAGGACGGGGCGGTGCCACGCCGATACCGCGAGCTGATCTCCGTTGCGGTCGCCCTCGTCACCCAGTGCTCCTACTGCCTGGACGTACACACGGCCGCCGCCCGCCGCCACGGCGTAACCCCCGAGGAACTGGCCGAGGCAGCCTTCGTGACCGCCTCCGTCCGCGCCGGCGGCACACTCGCGCACGCACTGCTGGCCGACCGCCTCTATGAACAGCACACCCACGCCTCGGCGCCCGCCCACGGCTAG
- a CDS encoding SgcJ/EcaC family oxidoreductase encodes MIHMTTESTPHAADIEAISRLVATVEHSQRNKDPEEFLGLFHPDAVWTTAHGKVLIGLDAISEFTRKVLPAANWDGEVTYEVVHVLFIRPDVAAVKVRQRYLAPDEESEGAPLYVISKQADGRWLLTACQNTGVVTD; translated from the coding sequence ATGATCCACATGACCACGGAATCCACACCCCACGCGGCGGACATCGAAGCGATCAGCCGGCTCGTAGCCACCGTCGAGCACTCCCAGCGGAACAAGGACCCCGAGGAGTTCCTCGGCCTCTTCCACCCGGACGCGGTCTGGACGACCGCCCACGGCAAGGTCCTCATCGGCCTCGACGCGATCTCGGAGTTCACCCGCAAGGTCCTCCCCGCGGCCAACTGGGACGGCGAGGTCACCTACGAGGTGGTCCACGTGCTCTTCATCCGCCCCGACGTAGCGGCGGTCAAGGTCCGTCAGCGCTACCTGGCCCCGGACGAGGAGAGTGAGGGCGCCCCGCTGTACGTGATCTCGAAGCAAGCCGACGGCCGGTGGCTGCTCACCGCCTGCCAGAACACGGGGGTCGTTACCGACTAG
- a CDS encoding GNAT family N-acetyltransferase: protein MRRGGARPGSRALCDWGWDTLDVHRVEWWAMAGNTGSRAVAEKLGFTVEGTLRNRGIANDGKPHDWWVGGLLRP, encoded by the coding sequence GTGAGGAGGGGCGGTGCTCGGCCGGGATCTCGGGCCCTGTGCGACTGGGGCTGGGACACCCTCGACGTCCATCGCGTCGAGTGGTGGGCCATGGCCGGGAACACCGGCTCGCGTGCCGTCGCCGAGAAACTCGGCTTCACCGTAGAAGGGACACTGCGCAATCGCGGCATCGCCAACGACGGCAAGCCGCACGACTGGTGGGTGGGCGGGCTGCTGAGGCCCTGA
- a CDS encoding amidohydrolase family protein — protein MRHRNNAVPLLAALTVSGVLALGPAASPPAAADPGVLLRGTVVTMNDAGDVWPDASLWIRSGRIEAVVRAGGRLPPGARSARVVESGGVIYPGMIDLHNHPEHAAYPLMPVRKAYKDRYEWRFYDDGYNRRITYSGFVLSSPDYYDLGAELGRYGEYKALAGGTTSLQGADAGLPSSARGCLVRNVETADVGPHGVVSRVDLGRDAREWADLSRAEHDGVLLLHLAEGVGQRMADEYGAVQRSGLVGPRLIAVHGVGLTADQLNDMAERGAQLVWSPLSNFLLYGSTADVATAKAAGLGISLGADWAPSGSKSILGELKVADLVNKRRLKGLFTDRELVEMVTRNPARALGWDRRAGRLAPGYLSDLVVLDDRNADPYRNLIEATEENVRLVSVDGGMLYGDEPVMARARPSRDTEPTARFPGGRVKVSAVDCPGTSLPPMPLAETEDRLRRALAMDPGFLLERVRPKPDSVRRIRAELAHCPGGPPPGELTAADIARVLSCRLGLPFEETPLSPLTTSEDPGWMPRLLANPNLPAYLKELPDYYEHVR, from the coding sequence GTGAGGCACAGGAACAACGCGGTCCCCCTGCTCGCCGCACTGACCGTGAGTGGCGTGCTCGCACTCGGCCCCGCCGCGTCCCCGCCGGCCGCTGCGGATCCCGGTGTGCTGCTCAGAGGCACGGTGGTCACGATGAACGACGCGGGGGACGTCTGGCCGGACGCCTCTCTCTGGATCAGGTCCGGCCGGATCGAAGCCGTCGTCAGGGCGGGCGGTCGACTGCCGCCGGGCGCGCGGTCGGCGCGGGTCGTGGAGAGCGGCGGGGTCATCTATCCCGGGATGATCGACCTGCACAACCACCCCGAGCACGCCGCGTACCCCCTCATGCCGGTGCGCAAGGCGTACAAGGACCGCTACGAGTGGCGGTTCTACGACGACGGGTACAACCGGCGCATCACCTACAGCGGGTTCGTCCTCTCCAGCCCCGACTACTACGACCTGGGGGCGGAGTTGGGCCGGTACGGCGAGTACAAGGCGTTGGCCGGCGGCACGACGTCGCTGCAGGGTGCGGACGCGGGGCTGCCGAGCAGCGCGCGCGGGTGTCTGGTCCGCAACGTCGAGACGGCGGACGTCGGCCCGCACGGCGTCGTGAGCCGGGTGGATCTGGGGCGCGATGCCCGCGAATGGGCGGACCTGTCGCGGGCGGAGCATGACGGCGTACTGCTCCTGCACCTGGCAGAGGGGGTCGGGCAGCGCATGGCGGACGAGTACGGGGCCGTCCAGCGCAGCGGTCTGGTGGGGCCGCGGCTGATCGCGGTGCACGGCGTCGGGCTCACCGCGGACCAGCTGAACGACATGGCAGAGCGCGGCGCGCAACTGGTCTGGTCGCCGCTGTCGAACTTCCTCCTCTACGGGAGCACCGCCGATGTCGCCACCGCGAAGGCCGCCGGACTCGGCATCAGCCTGGGCGCCGACTGGGCGCCTTCGGGCAGCAAGTCGATCCTTGGCGAGCTGAAGGTCGCGGACCTGGTCAACAAGCGCCGGCTGAAAGGGCTGTTCACGGACCGGGAGCTGGTGGAGATGGTGACCCGCAACCCGGCCCGGGCGCTGGGCTGGGACCGTCGTGCGGGCCGGCTCGCGCCGGGCTACTTGTCCGACCTCGTGGTGCTGGACGATCGGAACGCCGATCCGTACCGCAATCTGATCGAGGCCACCGAGGAGAACGTCCGGCTGGTCTCGGTGGACGGCGGCATGCTCTACGGGGACGAGCCGGTCATGGCGCGGGCCCGGCCCTCGCGGGACACCGAACCGACTGCCCGCTTCCCCGGCGGCCGCGTCAAGGTGAGTGCCGTCGACTGCCCGGGTACGAGCCTGCCGCCGATGCCCCTGGCCGAGACCGAGGACCGGCTGCGGCGTGCCCTGGCGATGGATCCCGGGTTCCTGCTGGAGCGCGTACGGCCGAAACCGGACTCCGTACGGCGTATCCGGGCCGAACTGGCCCACTGCCCGGGTGGCCCCCCGCCGGGCGAGCTGACGGCGGCGGACATCGCGCGCGTCCTGAGCTGCCGCCTGGGCCTGCCCTTCGAGGAAACCCCTTTGAGCCCCCTGACCACCTCCGAGGACCCGGGCTGGATGCCCCGGCTGCTGGCCAATCCCAATCTCCCGGCCTACCTGAAGGAGCTGCCGGACTACTACGAGCACGTCCGATGA
- a CDS encoding peptidase inhibitor family I36 protein: MGMTRNLAGIVTGLALTGGLLAVGTGTAGAAASDCPSGYFCVWSGQNYTGQRQQIAGGNSNLTQYAVFQNFRSWYNHGASCDLKWYPGTNYTGSSGIIPKGTRKSDGVGHYMKSNNWVNCS; this comes from the coding sequence ATGGGCATGACGAGGAACCTCGCAGGAATCGTCACCGGGCTCGCGCTTACCGGCGGGTTGCTGGCGGTGGGTACAGGAACTGCCGGCGCGGCGGCGTCGGACTGCCCTTCGGGCTACTTCTGTGTCTGGTCCGGACAGAACTACACCGGGCAGAGGCAGCAGATCGCCGGCGGCAACTCCAACCTGACCCAGTACGCGGTCTTCCAGAACTTCAGGTCGTGGTACAACCACGGTGCTTCCTGTGACCTCAAGTGGTACCCGGGAACCAACTACACCGGCTCCAGCGGGATCATCCCGAAGGGCACCAGGAAGTCCGACGGCGTGGGCCACTACATGAAGTCCAACAACTGGGTCAACTGCAGCTGA
- a CDS encoding ATP-binding protein — protein sequence MGRGKFRIYLGSAPGVGKTYAMLSEGHRRVERGTDVVVAFVEHHHRPRTEVMLHGLEQISRRELGYRGSTFTEMDVDAVLARRPTVALVDELAHTNVPGSRNAKRWQDVEELLQAGIDVVSTVNIQHLESLGDVVETITGVRQRETVPDEVVRRADQIELVDMSPQALRRRMAHGNIYKSDKVDAALSNYFRPGNLTALRELALLWVADRVDEYLREYRGEHNIRTTWQARERIVVGITGGPEGRTLIRRAARLAEKGSGGEVLAVYIARSDGLTGASPKELALQRTLVEDLGGTFHHVIGDHVPDALLEFARGVNATQIVLGVSRRRSWQSVFRPGVSATVARESGPDLDVHIVTHDEAAKGRHSLPVARGGRLARPRIIWGRLTGIAGPALLTLLLSRVVPELGLANDMLLFLTCTVAAALLGGLLPALASAAFGSLLLNYYFTPPLHQLTISDPKNIVAIAIFVGVAVSVASVVDLAARRTHQAARLRAESEILSFLAGSILRGETALDALLERVRETFAMESVALLERGTEVDPWTCAGSTGRNPVARPEDADVDMPIGENMALALTGRVLPAEDRRVLGAFAAQAAVVLDRQRLVDEAEEARRLIEGNQIRTALLAAVSHDLRTPLASVKVAVTSLRSTDVEWSEEDRAELLEGIEDGADRLDHLIGNLLDMSRLQTGTVVPIVRETDLDEVVPMALAGVPDDSVVLDIPETLPMVAVDRGLLERAVANIVENAVKYSPAGESVLVAASAVATRLEVRVVDRGPGVPDEAKDRIFEPFQRYGDAPGGAGVGLGLAVARGFLEAMDGTLTAEDTPGGGLTMVLSLPLKDGAPQRLPDLPAGATT from the coding sequence ATGGGACGCGGCAAGTTTCGTATCTACCTGGGCTCGGCCCCCGGCGTCGGCAAGACGTACGCGATGCTCTCGGAGGGCCACCGCCGGGTGGAGCGGGGCACCGATGTCGTGGTCGCCTTCGTGGAGCACCACCACCGTCCGCGCACCGAGGTGATGCTCCACGGGCTGGAGCAGATCTCCCGGCGCGAACTTGGCTACCGGGGTTCCACGTTCACCGAGATGGACGTGGACGCGGTCCTTGCCCGCCGGCCCACTGTCGCCCTCGTGGACGAGCTCGCGCACACCAACGTGCCCGGCTCGCGCAACGCCAAGCGCTGGCAGGACGTGGAGGAACTCCTCCAGGCCGGTATCGACGTGGTCTCGACCGTCAACATCCAGCACCTGGAGTCACTCGGCGACGTCGTGGAGACGATCACCGGGGTGCGGCAGCGGGAGACGGTGCCGGACGAGGTGGTCCGCCGCGCAGACCAGATCGAGCTCGTGGACATGTCCCCGCAGGCACTGCGCCGACGCATGGCCCACGGGAACATCTACAAGTCCGACAAGGTCGACGCGGCCCTGTCCAACTACTTCCGCCCCGGCAACCTGACCGCCCTGCGCGAGCTCGCGCTGCTCTGGGTCGCCGACCGAGTCGACGAGTACCTCCGCGAGTACCGCGGTGAGCACAACATCCGCACCACCTGGCAGGCCCGCGAACGCATCGTCGTCGGCATCACCGGCGGGCCGGAGGGCCGTACCCTCATCCGCCGCGCCGCCCGCCTCGCCGAGAAGGGCTCGGGCGGCGAGGTCCTCGCCGTCTACATCGCCCGCAGCGACGGACTCACCGGCGCCTCCCCCAAGGAACTCGCCCTCCAGCGGACCCTGGTCGAGGACCTCGGCGGTACCTTCCACCACGTCATAGGCGACCACGTGCCCGACGCGCTGTTGGAGTTCGCACGCGGTGTGAACGCCACCCAGATCGTCCTCGGCGTCAGCCGCAGACGCTCCTGGCAGTCCGTTTTCCGGCCGGGCGTCAGCGCCACCGTCGCCCGCGAGTCCGGCCCGGACCTCGACGTGCACATCGTCACGCACGACGAGGCCGCCAAGGGCCGCCATTCCCTGCCGGTCGCCCGCGGCGGACGACTCGCCAGACCCCGCATCATCTGGGGCAGGCTGACCGGCATCGCCGGCCCGGCACTGCTCACGCTGCTGCTCAGCCGGGTCGTGCCCGAGCTCGGGCTCGCCAACGACATGCTGCTCTTCCTCACGTGCACCGTGGCGGCGGCGCTCCTCGGCGGCCTGCTCCCCGCGCTTGCCTCGGCCGCCTTCGGCTCCCTGCTACTGAACTACTACTTCACGCCACCGCTCCACCAGCTCACCATCTCCGACCCCAAGAACATCGTCGCCATCGCGATCTTCGTCGGCGTGGCCGTGTCGGTGGCTTCCGTCGTCGACCTGGCCGCCCGCCGCACCCACCAGGCGGCCCGGCTGCGCGCCGAGTCGGAGATCCTCTCCTTCCTCGCGGGCAGCATCCTGCGCGGCGAGACCGCCCTCGACGCCCTGTTGGAGCGGGTTCGCGAGACCTTCGCCATGGAGTCCGTGGCGCTGCTGGAGCGCGGTACGGAGGTGGACCCGTGGACCTGCGCGGGCAGCACCGGACGGAATCCGGTCGCCCGCCCGGAGGACGCCGACGTCGACATGCCCATCGGCGAGAACATGGCGCTCGCCCTGACCGGGCGGGTCCTGCCCGCGGAGGACCGCCGGGTGCTCGGCGCGTTCGCCGCGCAGGCCGCCGTCGTACTGGACCGCCAGCGCCTGGTCGACGAGGCGGAGGAAGCGCGGCGCCTGATCGAAGGCAATCAGATCCGCACCGCGCTGCTGGCCGCCGTCAGCCACGACCTGCGCACCCCGCTCGCCTCCGTCAAGGTCGCCGTCACCTCGCTCCGTTCCACCGACGTGGAATGGTCGGAGGAGGACCGGGCCGAGCTCCTGGAGGGCATCGAGGACGGCGCCGACCGCCTCGACCACCTGATCGGCAACCTCCTCGACATGTCCCGCCTCCAGACCGGGACCGTCGTCCCGATCGTCCGGGAGACCGACCTCGACGAGGTCGTGCCGATGGCCCTGGCCGGCGTACCCGACGACAGCGTGGTCCTCGACATCCCGGAGACGCTGCCCATGGTCGCCGTGGACCGCGGTCTGCTGGAGCGGGCCGTCGCCAACATCGTCGAGAACGCCGTCAAGTACAGCCCCGCCGGTGAGAGCGTCCTGGTGGCCGCCAGCGCCGTCGCCACCCGGCTCGAAGTCCGCGTCGTCGACCGCGGACCCGGAGTCCCCGACGAGGCCAAGGACCGGATCTTCGAACCGTTCCAGCGGTACGGGGACGCCCCCGGGGGCGCCGGGGTGGGCCTCGGCCTCGCCGTGGCGAGGGGCTTCCTGGAGGCCATGGACGGCACCCTGACCGCCGAGGACACCCCCGGCGGCGGCCTGACGATGGTCCTCAGCCTGCCCCTGAAGGACGGGGCACCACAGCGCCTCCCCGACCTGCCGGCCGGGGCCACGACCTGA
- a CDS encoding response regulator: MIKVLVVEDDTQLVRALKINLEARKFEVETASDGHKALRLAAVRKPDVILLDLGLPDMDGIDVIKEVRETSGVPILVLSARHTSEEKIRALDAGADDYVTKPFSMDELLARLRASVRRREVSVPSPEIAVVTTEDFTVDLVARKVRRNDRSVRLTPTEWHLLEILITHPGRLISQRKLLLDVWGPTYSEHTNYLRVYMAQLRRKLEADPSHPRYLITEPGMGYRFEG, translated from the coding sequence ATGATCAAGGTGCTGGTGGTGGAAGACGACACCCAGCTCGTCCGCGCGCTCAAGATCAACCTTGAGGCGCGGAAGTTCGAGGTGGAAACGGCTTCCGACGGGCACAAGGCCCTGCGTCTGGCAGCCGTCCGCAAGCCGGACGTCATCCTGCTGGACCTCGGCCTGCCCGACATGGACGGCATTGACGTCATCAAGGAGGTGCGGGAGACGAGCGGCGTGCCGATCCTCGTCCTCTCCGCCCGTCACACTTCCGAGGAGAAGATCCGCGCCCTCGACGCGGGGGCCGACGACTACGTGACGAAACCGTTCAGCATGGACGAGCTCCTCGCCCGGCTGCGGGCCTCCGTCCGCCGCCGGGAGGTCTCCGTGCCCTCCCCCGAGATCGCGGTGGTCACGACGGAGGACTTCACCGTTGACCTGGTGGCGAGGAAGGTCCGGCGAAACGACCGCAGCGTGCGGCTGACCCCCACCGAGTGGCATCTCCTGGAGATCCTGATCACCCATCCGGGCCGGCTGATCAGCCAGCGGAAACTGCTGCTCGACGTCTGGGGGCCGACGTACTCCGAGCACACCAACTACCTGCGGGTCTACATGGCCCAGCTCCGGCGCAAACTGGAAGCGGACCCCTCGCATCCGAGATACCTGATCACCGAGCCCGGCATGGGCTACCGCTTCGAGGGATGA
- a CDS encoding potassium-transporting ATPase subunit C, with translation MNNSVGNTARLIGAGLRALLVLTVICGVIYPLAVTGIAQALFNDKANGSEVKDKSGQVVGSSLIGQTYNLPKQNPDDPEESAKPDLQWFQPRPSNGLGSNSVNTQYSLILSGATNRSADNGAVNGLCTAGAEEGTLCAQVVAAKDSVVTDNSTTSYKVKPEDVPADAVTSSGSGLDPHISPGYAKIQIHRVAERNKLDVKQVEKLVADHTTGRTLGFMGEPRVNVLELNTALKALTRG, from the coding sequence ATGAACAACTCTGTGGGCAACACCGCACGCCTGATCGGCGCCGGCCTGCGGGCGCTGCTGGTCCTGACGGTCATCTGCGGCGTGATCTACCCGCTCGCCGTCACCGGCATCGCCCAGGCCCTGTTCAACGACAAGGCCAACGGCTCCGAGGTCAAGGACAAGAGCGGCCAGGTCGTCGGCTCCTCCCTCATCGGGCAGACCTACAACCTGCCGAAGCAGAACCCCGACGACCCCGAGGAATCCGCCAAGCCGGACCTCCAGTGGTTCCAGCCGCGCCCCTCCAACGGGCTGGGCTCCAACAGCGTGAACACGCAGTACTCGCTGATCCTCTCGGGCGCCACCAACCGGTCCGCCGACAACGGCGCCGTCAACGGCCTGTGCACGGCGGGCGCGGAGGAAGGCACCCTGTGTGCCCAGGTCGTCGCCGCCAAGGACTCGGTCGTCACCGACAACTCGACCACCTCCTACAAGGTCAAGCCCGAGGACGTGCCGGCCGACGCCGTCACCTCCTCCGGCTCCGGCCTCGACCCGCACATCTCCCCCGGGTACGCCAAGATCCAGATCCACCGGGTCGCCGAGCGGAACAAGCTCGACGTCAAGCAGGTCGAGAAGCTCGTCGCCGACCACACCACCGGCCGCACCCTCGGCTTCATGGGCGAACCCCGCGTGAACGTCCTCGAACTCAACACCGCGCTCAAGGCACTGACCAGGGGCTGA